The following proteins are co-located in the Microcebus murinus isolate Inina chromosome 21, M.murinus_Inina_mat1.0, whole genome shotgun sequence genome:
- the WNT8A gene encoding protein Wnt-8a — protein MLYRIQRLCLVSPRPSPPSPPRKPPSCLIPTHLRLTCSLSGRSVNNFLITGPKAYLTYTSSVALGAQSGIEECKFQFAWERWNCPANALQLSTHNRLRSATRETSFIHAITSAGVMHTITKNCSMGDFENCGCDESKNGKTGGHGWIWGGCSDNVEFGERISKLFVDSLEKGKDARALMNLHNNRAGRLAVRATMKRTCKCHGISGSCSIQTCWLQLADFREMGDYLKAKYDRALKIEMDKRRLRAGNSAEGHWAPTEAFLPSAEAELIFLEESPDYCTRNSSLGIYGTEGRECLQNSHNTSRWEQHSCGRLCTECGLQVEERRTEATSSCNCKFQWCCTVKCEQCRHVVNKYYCTRSPAGALGKGSA, from the exons ATGCTGTACCGCATTCAGCGCCTCTGCCTGGTAAGTCCTCGCCCCAGCCCGCCCTCCCCACCAAGGAAGCCCCCCAGTTGTCTCATCCCCACTCACCTCCGCCTCACTTGCTCTCTCTCTGGTAGGTCAGTGAACAATTTCCTGATAACAGGTCCCAAG GCTTATCTGACCTACACCTCCAGCGTGGCGTTGGGTGCCCAGAGTGGCATCGAGGAGTGTAAGTTCCAGTTCGCCTGGGAACGCTGGAACTGCCCTGCAAACGCTCTCCAGCTCTCCACCCACAACAGGCTGAGAAGTG CTACCAGAGAAACGTCCTTCATCCATGCTATCACCTCCGCTGGAGTCATGCACACCATCACCAAGAACTGCAGTATGGGCGACTTTGAAAACTGTGGCTGTGATGAatcaaaaaatgggaaaacag GAGGCCATGGCTGGATCTGGGGAGGCTGCAGCGACAATGTGGAATTTGGGGAAAGGATCTCCAAACTCTTTGTGGACAGTTTGGAGAAGGGGAAGGATGCCAGAGCCCTGATGAATCTTCACAACAACAGGGCCGGCAGGCTG GCAGTGAGAGCCACCATGAAAAGGACCTGCAAATGTCACGGCATCTCGGGGAGCTGCAGCATCCAGACGTGCTGGCTGCAGCTGGCCGACTTCCGGGAGATGGGAGACTACCTGAAGGCCAAGTACGACCGGGCGCTAAAGATTGAGATGGATAAGCGGCGGCTGAGAGCTGGGAACAGCGCCGAGGGCCACTGGGCGCCCACGGAGGCCTTCCTTCCTAGCGCGGAGGCTGAGCTGATCTTTTTGGAAGAATCGCCGGATTACTGTACCCGCAATTCCAGCCTGGGCATCTACGGCACAGAGGGTCGCGAGTGCCTGCAGAACAGCCACAACACGTCCAGGTGGGAGCAGCACAGCTGTGGGCGCCTGTGCACCGAGTGTGGGCTGCAGGTGGAAGAGAGGAGAACCGAGGCCACCAGCAGCTGTAACTGCAAATTCCAGTGGTGTTGCACGGTCAAGTGTGAGCAGTGCAGGCACGTGGTGAACAAGTACTACTGCACACGCTCCCCGGCTGGAGCCCTGGGGAAGGGAAGCGCCTGA